The window TATCAAGTTTCAAGCTATCGAGAGAACGCCTACAACAAAGAATTTGATCCGCTATTTCCTCGTTATATCTCTGAGATACATGATGCAGTCGGTAGTGCGAATTATATAGTATATGCAACCCCGGTTTCAAAATATCTATTAAAGCTAATGGTTGAAATGAAACAATTAGACAACTACGAACACTGGATACGCAACTTAGTCAATGAATTTGGCACTATTTATAATTTTATGTATCCTAACAAGATAACGATGAATGATGACTCTTTTTATGACGCACACCATACCACTAGTGACACAGCCTCGTTTCTTATCCGTATAATGACTAACAGAACAGGTGCACGCGATTTAGAATATGTAGCTGTGATAGATAAAACTAATATTGACTACTTGTTGCCTATCATTCGGAAGCGTTTTGAAGAACTGTAAGTATTAAGACAGTTGGCGGTGTATAAAACTTAAAAAACGCCTTACGTACTTGGTTGTGCACCGCGTTGATGCAGCGCAGCGTGCCGCTCTTCGCGCGCATGACCAGCGATGAAGTCTCGATTCCTTCGCCAGAGTAACATACGCCTTTGAGCCAGTCGCTTACGGTGGCGCCTGTCACGTTTTCGCTTTTTACGAGATATGTTTTGTACAGCTAAAATACTAGCTATAATTGACATAAATAACTTTTATAGCTAAAATATTAGCTATGAATATATCATTTTTTCAGCATCATACTCCGCCTGAAATCGCCCTTGCTCTTGCCGCTAATGTGCGTGCGCGCAGGAAGGAGAGGAAGCTCACGCAGAGCAGGCTGGCAAAGTTGTCGGGGGTAAGTTTGGGCTCCATCAAAAGATTTGAAAGCAGCGGGGAGATTTCTCTGAAATCTCTGCTGAATATTGCGGTGGTGCTTGGCTGTGAAGAGGATTTTCTTTCTCTTTTTACGAAAAAGCATTATGCCTCTATAGAGGATGTCATAAATGAAAAAAATTAAGGCGTTGTCTGTCGGCTATAACGGCCGTCCGGTCGGGAGGCTTGCGCTGACTCCAGATGGCTTTTCCGCCTTTGAGTATAGCAGCAACTGGCTGGCAGCCGGTTTTTCGATCAGCCCTTTCAGCCTACCGTTAAAAGATGGTGTTTTTGTACAAAAGAGGCGCGAGCCATTCGAGGGCGGCTTTGGCATTTTCGCCGACAGTTTGCCGGATGGCTGGGGACGTTTGCTCTTAGACCGTATACTGCTGAAAAATCATCTCGATCCATACGGTATAGATATTTTGCAGCGTCTTGCCATAACGTTAAACATCCTGTTTTGTCTGTATATTGTACATTACCGACTATGAGGAGTTTTACACATTTTTTTACGCACTACCCAAAAGAAAGCACAAATAGAGATGGAAACCAATATAGTTATCATACCAACGCCGCTATATTGCCTTGACCAGTTGCTTAATTCAATGCAAACACAGCTATCGTTACGAAATATACAGTTCAAGCCGCTTTTTACATGTGTGAACTGTCCGCAGGCCCTTTCTTCAATCGATAAGGGCCTGTGGACAAAAGCTGAACCAAACTAAGGTTTAGGATATGCGGGCGGCTGTAATAAGGCCGCTTCCGCAGAGGATGTGTTTATATACCGTCACATATCCCCATGCGCGGCGACAAAGTCCGCATATAGCTGCGCAGGGCTTTCGTACCAATACTTTGTGTCCTCTTTTTCAAGCATCGCATATGTAACTGAATTATAAAACTCTGCAACAGCGCGGTTCAGCGGCATATTTTTATCTTTGTTCAAACGTCTTGCGATCGCCGCGACTTTGTAGGGGATAAATATATGGACGTTCTCCTGTGTTATTTTAGGAATTCTTTTCATCTGATAC is drawn from Cloacibacillus porcorum and contains these coding sequences:
- a CDS encoding HipA N-terminal domain-containing protein encodes the protein MKKIKALSVGYNGRPVGRLALTPDGFSAFEYSSNWLAAGFSISPFSLPLKDGVFVQKRREPFEGGFGIFADSLPDGWGRLLLDRILLKNHLDPYGIDILQRLAITLNILFCLYIVHYRL
- a CDS encoding fructose-bisphosphatase class II; this translates as MTGATVSDWLKGVCYSGEGIETSSLVMRAKSGTLRCINAVHNQVRKAFFKFYTPPTVLILTVLQNASE
- a CDS encoding helix-turn-helix domain-containing protein; amino-acid sequence: MNISFFQHHTPPEIALALAANVRARRKERKLTQSRLAKLSGVSLGSIKRFESSGEISLKSLLNIAVVLGCEEDFLSLFTKKHYASIEDVINEKN